The following DNA comes from Candidatus Peregrinibacteria bacterium.
ACTTATCAAACTTATTTTAGCCTTTCTAACTGGCGCCCTATTCGCTTTGGAACAACGGCTTCGTTTAATTTATATAGTGATATTAGCAATAAGCAAGCACCGCTCCCCATGGGAGGAGCAACAAACTGCAACGCTGGATACGTAAACGTCAACGGGCAATGCATGACAGAGACCCTAATGTGCTCCGATCACAGCACCCCCATTAATGGTTTTTGTCCGGAGAACACAAAGAGTATTTTTCGAAATCAATACGGAGATCCTAATAATAGTGTGGAAAGTTTTTTTATCGACCTTTTTATTCCGGGGGATTTTGAGGTTCCCTACAATAGTGCTGATCGACCACTTCTCTCTTGGCGTCTTGAGGCAAAAGCAAAAACAAGTACTGGTCAGTTTGAAACCGTTTTCCTAGACTCTATTAGTAAATGTGATGAACCATCTACTCCGGGTGCTATTTGTCTTTCAGATTTTTCCGGTGACTCTCTCGCCCCCTCCTTGTTCGTTCAACGACATGTTAACTCCGTTGGGAGTTCTGGAATACAAGGAAGATGGGTGCGAATTCTTAATCCATCGGGTATTCTCAAGGGAGGAGACCAAAACTTTTGTAAAGAATCTTTTACTAATATTATTCGGATGAATTACCTTTGTAACAAGCTAATTTATAATCTTGCTTTCCCAAAACTCACCCTGCAGTTGGGGAAAAAACCAATGGTAGAAATAGACTCAGAATCACATGATATTTCAGAGGCATACGTTCGTGTTGGTTTTGTACTCGGGAGTTCGGTAACAAATATCGGCCAGTTTTTTCAAGATTTCTCATTGCCAGACGATAAAGTCACCATTGAGGCAGTAGGAGATGCAGAAGGATTCAAACAAAAGGTGCAAGTGCAAATTGAACCACAAGAGCTAGCTCCTATCTTCGACTATGCCATTTTCCAGCCATAAAGTTTACTGATATTCGTAATAAAAATTAGGCTCTTGAGTAGCAGATTTTAAAATTTCTTCAAAATCTTTAGCATTTTATCATAAAGATTCTGATCTTTATAGTTCCATCGGAACTCACATTCTTTCAGATGAAGATTAAACTTATGAGAAGCAATACCGTTGAATTTAGAGAGTCTTCTCTTGGCAAATGACCAGAAAGATTCTATGCCATTCACATGGCATTTTCCTCGAGCAAATTCATCATGGGAATGGTAGACACGATAGTGATCATACCCATTTAGAATGAGTCCGTCATAAGCCCTCCAGCCATCGGTGTGGATAGTGGAACCTTCGAGTATTTTTCCCTGTATGATAGGCAATAACTCTTCTCTACTGCATTTCTTTACGATGGTTACTGATACTTTTCCGTCTCGTTTAAGTATACCAAAGACTGGTGTTTTTCCGGCTGCCCCTCTTCCTCTTTTACCTCGTACTCTTTTAGCTCCAAAATAACTTTCATCAAGTTCAAACTCTCCAGATTCCTTACTTTGAGCGATGGCGTGAAGAGTTATTTTTTCTCGGAAGATATTAAAATACCGATCAATAGTCCTTCGATTTATTTCTAGAATTCTTGCTGTTTTTGAGGCATCGATATCTTCACAAAAACACATCAATATTTTTTTTATTTTGTAGTCTGATATTTTGGCGTGTTTAAGCATGTTGAGAGGATAATCGAAATGATTTTCCTACTCAAGAGCCAAAAATTATACTTCCTTCTGTACTGTCACAACTTCTACTGGATGCTGATGGTCATTGTCATCTTTCCATGACCAGCTCTTTCTCTTTTGAGCACTAAGACCGATTCTTGCAAGATCGTTTTCATAATTTGGCTCAATATTTCTGTAGACTCTTGTCTTGTCAACTTTTCCATAGAGGATCTCTCCATTTTCTCTCTCATAATGTTCCGTTCCGGTATCCATAAAGATAATAAGCTCGCCATTGGGACTTTTTCTAAACCAGCTCTTCAGTGACGATTTAAAAAGCCAAAGATTATACTCTTTCATAAAATTGAAAATAGACTCTTCCACTTGTGTACGTTTTTCCTTATCCGATGTTTTTAGTGGAAAATCTCTCTCAAGAATTTTCCAGAGTGCCTTTCTTACTGGGACAATAGTTGCATTCTGCACCATGAGTGAAAATCCAATATCTGCAAAGGGAATTCTTTCGTCATCGTAGTGTCCATTGTGAGAGACACAAGAAGCAGTGTTTGACCAGATTCCTCGCATTTTGATTAATATTTCTTCGACACTCTTCGAGGCTTCTCCTTGATCATCAAAAAATTCCATTAAAAAACCATCAGCACCCCCACTAATATCATCCGCAAGAAGACATATATTTTCTGGAACATCTTTTTTTTTCCTCCATTTTTGCTCAAGTTTTTCATAAACCTTCTGAAGATCTGAGCGACTGATACTATGAAAAACAAGGTTTTGGGCACATGCAATAATGTCGCCCATTTTTTTACGCTCCCCCTCCTGATAATCAAGTTGCAAGCCGCCTCTCTCGAGATCAAACGGGGTGGCGCCCAAAAAATATAATGTTTTTTTCGAAATATCTGTAACCTTAATAAGCCTTTCATATACTTTTTTGCAAATATTTCCATAGTGCTCATTATCTTGGGGCAGAGTATTAAAATCTTTTTCCATGTAAAGGGAATACAACCTTTGCGCCAACTCCTGATTCGAGCCTGGATTCATTCTGTTTATGTCATGTCGCTGCATTCTTCCACTTCTTTTTTCTGCAACAGGACGATATCCTTTAGCCGACACATTATCCGAGAGGGCGAGCGTCATCTTTTTTAAGTTATATTTACAAAGTATTTGATTTTTTAAAAAAATCAACCTCTTGTCAAGTTTCTTACTCCATGCACCTCAAGAAGTTCATCGAATATCTCACTTACCTGACTATAGCGCTCCACTTCAATTCCTATTTTGTAAAGTGCATTTCGAGAAGGACGAAGAGAATATACCCTGAGGGTAGCAACATTTATTTTCCTTTTTGCAAATATTCCCAAAATATCATAGAGCATCCCCTGTCTATCTTTCGCCTCAATATTTATTTGAACTATTTGTGAGTTTGGATTTAAAACATTGGCGGTAAAAAGAAAAAAGAATTTTGCATAAAAAGCCTCTTTCCATTTGTCAAAATGAGAAAGAAAAAAGGATTCTTCTCGTATTTTCTTTTTGCACTCGAGATATTTTTCCAGAAATTCTTTTGGACTAATAACACCTTCTCCCACTTTTTCTATAATTTGTCGGAAACTATTTTCGGGATATTCATTGTCGAGTATTTTTTTCATTTTTCTACTCATCATTTTTTCGTAGCTTTCACCAATTTTTAAGAACTCCCTCACAAGAGCCGCTCTTCCCATGATATATTTTTGTTGCTTGGTCAGTCCCGAAAACCAATGCAGCATGTGATATTTTGCAATTCCTGTTCGAGTATGATTGAGCCAAAAATTCTCTGCCTTAGGAAATCTGCTATAAATTGGTTCCACCACATCTCCGTTTTGTAAAATGGTGGTGATGGGCTGAAGAATTCCATTTATCTTAATGTCCTCAAGATAGTGTGCCTTTTTAGCATCTGACACATAAGAAAAATCAATTCCAGAGGCGTGCACAGGAAGTGCCATTGCTTTTCCCTGACGAGTAAATGTTAATATTTTTTTTTGAAGAACATCTTTATGAAGATCTGACCAAAATTGCTGAGAAAAATAATAGTTTTTATCAAGCGCATGAAGGGAGTTTTGAAATGGTTTTTTCAAAAAACTCTCTGGTGAAAAAAAATATGACCCACTTTGGTTTGAGTAATTCATTGCTCTTGTTTTTATGTGAAATTCAAGAGGCTTTGACATGCTGGTGAATACAGAGGTGTGAATCCCTTGGTATCCATTACTCTTTGGAATAGAAATGTAGTCTGCAAATTCCTTTTCTTTCCAAAAATATTTTTTATGGAGAGCTCCAAGTGCTGCATAGCATTCAGAAGCGTTCTCAACAATAACATCAATATGAAAAGGATGAATTTCTGAAGACGGAATATTTTTTGCCTCCATTTCATAAAAAATATCAGCAGGAGAGTAAAAAGAGGGGCGTATTTCAAAGTACAAAAATTGCTTCTGAAAATCGCTCTCTATTTCCGAAATAACCTTTTTGGAGTCCCTGAAAATCTCAGTTTTCCATCCCGAAAGATTCTTATGAAGCTCCTGAAAAACGTCAGGGTGAATAATGGGAAAACAAAAATCTTCATAGGTTTTTTTAAATTTCCAAATGCCAAAAACTTTTGCAAGAGGGTAGTAGATATCCATTGTTTCTTGAGCAATTCTTTGTTGTTTTGTTTTGAGAAATTCAGAGATAGTCTCCACATTGTGCGCTCGATCTGCCAATTTTATAATAATTGCCCGCTCATCAAGAACACTTCCTGAAAGTATTTTTCGAAAAGTTGCTGTTTTTTGAGAATCAAAACTCCCAAAAAACTTTGTCTTTGAGACCTTCGTTACCGCATCAACAAGATGTCCTATGGATTCACCAAATTGAGAAGAAATTTCTTGAACAGTAAGTATTGTATCTTCAATAGTATCGTGCAAAAGGGCGGCAATAATGGTTTCTTCATCTGCTCCAATATCAAAAAGACTTTGAGCAACCGCAACGGGATGAGAGAGATATGGCTCTCCTGTTTTTCGTTTTTGTCCATGGTGTACTTTTTCTGCAAGTTGATAAGCACCTTCTATACGCTTTTCATCGAAATTTCCCTGTTGTTGTATTGCCGATTGCAATTCGTTCCACGTCATTTCTTTCTTGGTACCGTTTTTTTGAGAAAAACACCACCTTTTATGTGCATCCATAATATATTTTCTACACAACTCATGAAAAAAATATTGTTGGGCATATTGAGTTTTTGATTATCGTGCGAATCACGCGCTTGCATAACCTCTCCTTAAAAAAAGAGAGGGGAGCTGTGCAGCAATCTACAAATTCTCTGCCCTTTCTTTTAGTGCTTCAAAGGTGCTTTTAAGTGTTGTGATCTCTTCTTCTTGTTGATGAATTTTTTCGAGCAGTTCCGCCATTGTTCCCTGATCTACGGTTTCAGCTCCAAAAAGGACAGGAGAAGAAGTATTTGCTGCTCCTACGGGCCATGCGGAACGACAATCACTTCCGATGCAAAGTTCATCTGCTTTTACTTTTCCTACCACTTCTAGTGCTTCACTGGGAGTACTTGTTCCAATTCCTACATTTCCGAGGAGATGAAAGATGCTTGATCCTCCTAGAACTTGTGTCCAGAGATCGGGAGTGGCGTATAAGAGAGAGAAATCTGCTGTGCAAGAAACAGGAGCATTCATTGTGATTACTCCATCAGAGCAATCTCCATCTCCACTCCATCCAGAGAATATGCTTCCGGCATCAGCACTTACGGTAAGAGTCACTACTGTTCCTTCGGTGAAAGAAGTGGTGCATGTTGCTCCACAATCAATTCCTACAGGAGCACTGGTCAACGTTCCATTTCCCGTTCCGGTTTTGGTGAGGGAGAGAGTCTGAAGTATTGGAGTGCTAATCGTTCCTAAAAAGTAAGCAGAGCCAGAAGAGGTTCCCTTGTCATCATCGAGTGGGGCAGAAACAACTGCCTCTCCTTGCGAGAGAACTACCCGTCCTCCAAATCGATCTTGATACGCTCCATCGGACGCATAAAATTTTTCCTGCTGTGACCATGTCCCACCAGAAAGCTCAAATTGGTAGGCCGAGCCTCTTTCAGATCCCTTTGGGGTACTGTCACCATACGCACCAACCAGAAGGGTATTATTCTCAAACGCTACCGAAGAGCCAAATTTCCTCCCCGTTGTAGGACTACTCGGAGAAAGGATTTGTGTTTCCACAAAATTGCCACTCTGTTTTTGAAAAACAGTAACCCGCCCTGCATCCCCTGTAGTTCCTTCTTTGTAAAACGGCGCACCGGCAATAAGCGTATTACCCTTTATATTCATTGCTAAACCAAATCCCTGACCAGGAGACGACGTGGAGGGGGCCACCTCTTGGGTCTCTTCCCACACACCAGTCGTGGCGTTGCGGGTAAAAATATAAATTGCCCCAGAGTATGTAGCATTTCCGCTGGGAGTGGCATTCCAAGAGGTGATGGCGATTGTTTCTCCACTCATAGCAACTTCTATTCCAAAATGATCTCCGTTAAAGCCATTACTCGCTTGAAGTTTTTGCACCTCTATCCACACTCCTCCAATTTTTTCAAAAACATAGGCATCTCCGTGGACAGCATAAATTGGCGTCCAAGGCGCGCTAATAACCGCATAATTTCCTCCGTCAAATGCAACACTATCTCCAAAAAAGTGATTTATTTCGTAAGGATCACTTGCGGTTAATTTCTGGGTTTCTGTCCACACTCCTCCAATTTTTTCAAAAACATAGACTGCCCCTTCTGATTGATGTGTACCAACCTCTTTCGTCATAGCACTAATAAACATGGTGTTTCCAGAAAGAGCAATGCTATTTCCGAAATGATCATTGTCATTTCCATCACTTGCGGTTAATTTCTGGGTTTCTGTCCACACTCCTCCAATTTTTTCAAAAACATAGACTGCCCCTACTCCAAGATTTGAAGTAAAAAAATCTTCTGTAGCATCCGCCCCAACAACAAGTGTGTCTCCTTCCATCGCCATAGCGGCACCGAAGGTGTCGTAAGAGACTCCATCGGACGCAGTTTTTTTGTTCGTAAGTGCCGTGTCGAGTGCAGAAAAAACCGGTTCAAAAAATGAAGAGAATACCGGAAAAAAATTGAGTCCTCCTCGTGGCTCTTGAAACGTAAAATCCTTATATCGCAACATTTGCATTTCGATATCCGATTGGCTCATGTACTGATTTGCTAAGACTGGCGTTTCAAAAAGAAGAAGTATTCCAAAAAAAGAAAAGACGAGAATACTATTTCGAAAGAGCATGTGTTTCATAACGGGATGCAAAAAAGGAAAATGACAAACACACTCTTTTATTCAGGCACGCTCTCGCCTTCTGAAACGTTTTCTTTATCTTTTTCAAGAAGAGTAATCTGTTGCTCAAGTTGTTCAATCGATTGACGAAGAGTATCAATCTCTTCTTGTCGAGCTTTTATTTTTTCGAGCAGTTCCGCCATTGTTCCCTGATCTACGGTTTCAGCTCCAAAAAGGACAGGAGAAGAAGTATTTGCTGCTCCTACGGGCCATGCGGAACGACAATCACTTCCGATGCAAAGTTCATCTGCTTTTACTTTTCCTACCACTTCTAGTGCTTCACTGGGAGTACTTGTTCCAATTCCTACATTTCCGAGGAGATGAAAGATGCTTGATCCTCCTAGAACTTGTGTCCAGAGATCGGGAGTGGCGTATAAGAGAGAGAAATCTGCTGTGCAAGAAACAGGAGCATTCATTGTGATTACTCCATCAGAGCAATCTCCATCTCCACTCCATCCAGAGAATATGCTTCCGGCATCAGCACTTACAGTAAGAGTCACTACCGTTCCTTCGGTGAAAGAAGTGGTGCATGTTGCTCCACAATCAATTCCTACAGGAGCACTGGTCAACGTTCCATTTCCCGTTCCGGTTTTGGTGAGGGAGAGAGTAAAAACAGCATCGGAGGAAAATATGGTTTTTGAATTTTCTGCCGCGTTAACAAGGAACGGCGTAAAAAGAAGAATAAAAAACATTCCACGAAACACGCTTTTTCTTTTTTGAAAAATTTTTTTTGAAATAATGAAAAAGAGAGACATAGTCTTTACGAAAAAAGAAAAAGGTCGTTAAATATTCATTTTGTTTCAATTTATGGTAAAAAAGTCAATAATTTTTGAGTATTTTTCATTTGCTTTTTTAAAAAAAAACTTTTTTTAATTCACAAGAAAGCCAAAAAAATGAATATAATATTTATATATTTTTGCAAGCTATTTTTCGTTCTCATATACAAAATTGAAGAGAGTATTTTCGAGAAGAAAAACAAAAACATTCGCATTCCCTTTTTTCTTTCAAAACGGCAATATTGGAGTGATTTTCTTCTCTCTATTTGTTTATGGGTGCCACGATTCTTGACGGAAAGACTCTCTCAGAAAAAATTATTGCGGAGTGCAAAATGCGATCCGAACTTCTTTCTTCTCCACCAACACTTGCTGTTCTTTTGGTGGGAGATGATCCGGCAAGTGCTGTCTATGTACGAAACAAAGAACGAAGTTGTGAGCGTGCAGGAATCCGTTCTGTCACGAAAAAATTTCCAAGCGAAGTAAGAGAAGAAGAGATTCTTGAGGAAATTTCCATACTTAACGCCGACACATCTATTACTGGGTTTATTGTTCAACTCCCTCTCCCCTCGCATATTTCTGAACAAAAGGTGATTGAGGCTATTGACCCCACAAAAGATGCAGATGGGTTTCATCCATTCAATGTAGGTCACACGTTTCTCTCAAAAGAAAGCGAAATATTGGCGCCAGCAACTCCCGCAGGGATTATTCGTTTACTAGAAGAATACGATATTAATCTTGAAGGAAAAGAAGTGGTGGTAGTTGGACGCTCAAATATTGTGGGAAAACCAATTGCCGTTATGCTTACGAATCGAAGTGCCACGGTAACAGTGTGTCACTCAAAAACAAAAAATCTTGCGGAACACACGAAACGAGCAGATATTCTAATAGTAGCGATTGGAAAGGCAGAATTTATTACTGCGGATATGGTAAAAGAAGCCGCGGTAATAATTGACGTGGGAATGAATCGACTTCCCAACGGAAAGCTCGTTGGGGATGTTAATTTTGAAG
Coding sequences within:
- a CDS encoding bifunctional (p)ppGpp synthetase/guanosine-3',5'-bis(diphosphate) 3'-pyrophosphohydrolase — encoded protein: MDAHKRWCFSQKNGTKKEMTWNELQSAIQQQGNFDEKRIEGAYQLAEKVHHGQKRKTGEPYLSHPVAVAQSLFDIGADEETIIAALLHDTIEDTILTVQEISSQFGESIGHLVDAVTKVSKTKFFGSFDSQKTATFRKILSGSVLDERAIIIKLADRAHNVETISEFLKTKQQRIAQETMDIYYPLAKVFGIWKFKKTYEDFCFPIIHPDVFQELHKNLSGWKTEIFRDSKKVISEIESDFQKQFLYFEIRPSFYSPADIFYEMEAKNIPSSEIHPFHIDVIVENASECYAALGALHKKYFWKEKEFADYISIPKSNGYQGIHTSVFTSMSKPLEFHIKTRAMNYSNQSGSYFFSPESFLKKPFQNSLHALDKNYYFSQQFWSDLHKDVLQKKILTFTRQGKAMALPVHASGIDFSYVSDAKKAHYLEDIKINGILQPITTILQNGDVVEPIYSRFPKAENFWLNHTRTGIAKYHMLHWFSGLTKQQKYIMGRAALVREFLKIGESYEKMMSRKMKKILDNEYPENSFRQIIEKVGEGVISPKEFLEKYLECKKKIREESFFLSHFDKWKEAFYAKFFFLFTANVLNPNSQIVQINIEAKDRQGMLYDILGIFAKRKINVATLRVYSLRPSRNALYKIGIEVERYSQVSEIFDELLEVHGVRNLTRG
- a CDS encoding IS1595 family transposase; translated protein: MLKHAKISDYKIKKILMCFCEDIDASKTARILEINRRTIDRYFNIFREKITLHAIAQSKESGEFELDESYFGAKRVRGKRGRGAAGKTPVFGILKRDGKVSVTIVKKCSREELLPIIQGKILEGSTIHTDGWRAYDGLILNGYDHYRVYHSHDEFARGKCHVNGIESFWSFAKRRLSKFNGIASHKFNLHLKECEFRWNYKDQNLYDKMLKILKKF
- a CDS encoding septum formation initiator family protein, coding for MSLFFIISKKIFQKRKSVFRGMFFILLFTPFLVNAAENSKTIFSSDAVFTLSLTKTGTGNGTLTSAPVGIDCGATCTTSFTEGTVVTLTVSADAGSIFSGWSGDGDCSDGVITMNAPVSCTADFSLLYATPDLWTQVLGGSSIFHLLGNVGIGTSTPSEALEVVGKVKADELCIGSDCRSAWPVGAANTSSPVLFGAETVDQGTMAELLEKIKARQEEIDTLRQSIEQLEQQITLLEKDKENVSEGESVPE
- a CDS encoding FG-GAP repeat protein — protein: MKHMLFRNSILVFSFFGILLLFETPVLANQYMSQSDIEMQMLRYKDFTFQEPRGGLNFFPVFSSFFEPVFSALDTALTNKKTASDGVSYDTFGAAMAMEGDTLVVGADATEDFFTSNLGVGAVYVFEKIGGVWTETQKLTASDGNDNDHFGNSIALSGNTMFISAMTKEVGTHQSEGAVYVFEKIGGVWTETQKLTASDPYEINHFFGDSVAFDGGNYAVISAPWTPIYAVHGDAYVFEKIGGVWIEVQKLQASNGFNGDHFGIEVAMSGETIAITSWNATPSGNATYSGAIYIFTRNATTGVWEETQEVAPSTSSPGQGFGLAMNIKGNTLIAGAPFYKEGTTGDAGRVTVFQKQSGNFVETQILSPSSPTTGRKFGSSVAFENNTLLVGAYGDSTPKGSERGSAYQFELSGGTWSQQEKFYASDGAYQDRFGGRVVLSQGEAVVSAPLDDDKGTSSGSAYFLGTISTPILQTLSLTKTGTGNGTLTSAPVGIDCGATCTTSFTEGTVVTLTVSADAGSIFSGWSGDGDCSDGVITMNAPVSCTADFSLLYATPDLWTQVLGGSSIFHLLGNVGIGTSTPSEALEVVGKVKADELCIGSDCRSAWPVGAANTSSPVLFGAETVDQGTMAELLEKIHQQEEEITTLKSTFEALKERAENL
- the folD gene encoding bifunctional methylenetetrahydrofolate dehydrogenase/methenyltetrahydrofolate cyclohydrolase FolD, yielding MGATILDGKTLSEKIIAECKMRSELLSSPPTLAVLLVGDDPASAVYVRNKERSCERAGIRSVTKKFPSEVREEEILEEISILNADTSITGFIVQLPLPSHISEQKVIEAIDPTKDADGFHPFNVGHTFLSKESEILAPATPAGIIRLLEEYDINLEGKEVVVVGRSNIVGKPIAVMLTNRSATVTVCHSKTKNLAEHTKRADILIVAIGKAEFITADMVKEAAVIIDVGMNRLPNGKLVGDVNFEAVSQKVGFITPVPGGVGLLTVASLLENTIRAAEKKRS